In one Dermochelys coriacea isolate rDerCor1 chromosome 20, rDerCor1.pri.v4, whole genome shotgun sequence genomic region, the following are encoded:
- the ACP5 gene encoding tartrate-resistant acid phosphatase type 5, translating into MAGYLCLSALLLVALPTPYASPLSAGSSLRFIALGDWGGVSNPPFHTMREVATAKEMGRTVAALGADFILSLGDNFYYNGVRDVNDKRFQDTFEAVFKGQSLRKVPWYVVAGNHDHSGNVSAQIAYSKVSKRWNFPNYYYSLKFKVPKSNATVALLMIDTVTLCGNSDDFQSQQPQQPQNVGLARSQLAWLRKQMAASQDDYLLVAGHYPVWSVAEHGPTHCLVKHLQPLLLKYKATAYLCGHDHNLQYLQDKAGVGYVLSGAGNFMENSRKHYHKVPEGYLRFFYAEPASLGGFAYVEINSKEMSVTYIEASGKSLYKTSLPRRSRL; encoded by the exons ATGGCGGGTTACCTGTGTCTCTCCGCGCTCCTCCTGGTGGCTCTGCCGACCCCCTACGCCAGCCCGCTCTCTGCCGGCTCCTCCCTGCGCTTCATCGCCCTGGGGGACTGGGGCGGGGTGTCCAATCCCCCCTTCCACACGATGCGCGAGGTGGCCACAGCCAAAGAGATGGGCCGTACAGTGGCAGCGCTGGGCGCGGACTTCATCTTGTCCCTCGGCGACAACTTCTACTACAATGGGGTGCGGGATGTCAACGACAAGAGGTTCCAG GACACCTTTGAGGCTGTGTTCAAGGGGCAGTCGCTGCGCAAGGTGCCATGGTATGTGGTGGCTGGGAATCACGACCATTCGGGGAACGTCTCGGCTCAGATTGCCTACAGCAAGGTCTCCAAGCGCTG GAACTTCCCCAACTACTACTACAGCCTGAAGTTCAAGGTCCCCAAGAGCAACGCCACGGTGGCCCTCCTCATGATTGACACTGTCACCCTGTGTGGGAACTCGGACGACTTCcagtcccagcagccccagcagccccagaATGTGGGGCTGGCCCGCAGCCAGCTGGCCTGGCTCCGCAAGCAGATGGCTGCCTCCCAAGACGACTACCTGCTGGTGGCCGGCCACTACCCGGTGTGGTCGGTGGCCGAGCATGGGCCCACCCATTGCCTGGTGAAACACCTGCAGCCGCTGCTGCTCAAGTACAAGGCCACTGCCTACCTGTGTGGCCATGATCACAACCTGCAG TATCTGCAGGACAAGGCTGGCGTGGGCTACgtgctgagcggggccggcaacTTCATGGAGAACTCACGGAAGCACTACCACAAGGTGCCCGAGGGCTACCTGCGCTTCTTCTACGCCGAGCCGGCGTCCCTGGGCGGCTTCGCCTACGTGGAGATCAACAGCAAGGAGATGAGTGTCACCTACATTGAGGCCAGCGGCAAGTCCCTCTACAAGACCTCCCTGCCCCGGAGGAGCCGCCTCTGA